From the genome of Parasteatoda tepidariorum isolate YZ-2023 chromosome X1, CAS_Ptep_4.0, whole genome shotgun sequence, one region includes:
- the LOC107456717 gene encoding protein canopy homolog 2: protein MESRRLFLLTFFYLVHISVQQSELRCLVCRLVVNEITSSVINEDPKKILEVGSFRIQPDGSQKQSQIKYAGSETHLGEILETVCNSIEDYAQAKDKETGELTLLNLSKDVDKLSTHELVQDPDLNRSLKYYCESFVEDYEDDVMALFKSSDKFEQFSTKLCTNSAGYCSSKTEL from the exons atggaaTCAAGGCGTTTGTTCTTATTgacgtttttttatttagtccACATTTCTGTCCAGCAGTCTGAGCTAAGATGCCTTG TATGTCGCCTTGTGGTAAATGAAATAACTTCTTCTGTGATAAATGAAGATCCAAAGAAAATTCTTGAAGTTGGCAGCTTTCGTATTCAGCCAGATGGTTCTCAGAAGCAATctcag attaaatatgcTGGATCTGAAACTCACTTAGgtgaaattttagaaacagtATGCAATTCAATAGAGGATTATGCTCAAGCCAAAGATAAAGAAACTGGTGAACTTACATTATTGAACTTATCGAAAGATGTTGATAAGCTTAGCACTCATGAATTAGTTCAAGATCCAGATTTAAACAGAAGTCTTAAATATTAT TGTGAAAGCTTTGTTGAGGATTATGAAGATGATGTCATGGCCTTATTTAAATCTTCAGATAAGTTTGAACAGTTCAGTACTAAATTGTGTACAAATTCTGCAG